A genomic window from Candidatus Kouleothrix ribensis includes:
- the prfB gene encoding peptide chain release factor 2 has translation MVLIWRPCGRALPASEGGFDLAAKQQQIAELEARSADPNLWSNPQHAQGLMQRLTQLKSEIGRWQALEGQIDALIELQALADAEDDSSLRNEIAAEYTQATQAMDGLEIDLLLSAPYDDRDAFLSIKAGMGGTDAQDWAEMMLRMYTRWAEQRGFKVALVDQSEGDEAGIKSATLEIRGQYAYGFAKAEAGVHRLIRLSPFNSGNTRQTSFALVEVLPEVDDAPEVALRPEDIRIDVFRAGGHGGQGVNTTDSAVRLTYKPGTPEQIVVICQNERSQLQNKETAMRVLRGRLLERELQRQRDERVRLKGEHRSAEFGSQMRTYYLHPYTLVKDHRSDHETSNVQAVLDGSLDPFMEAYLRWNIGRDGGE, from the coding sequence ATAGTATTGATCTGGAGGCCCTGCGGGCGCGCTTTGCCAGCGTCCGAGGGCGGCTTTGACCTCGCGGCAAAACAGCAGCAGATTGCCGAGCTTGAAGCGCGCTCGGCCGACCCCAACCTGTGGAGCAACCCCCAGCATGCTCAGGGCCTGATGCAGCGCCTGACACAGCTGAAGAGTGAGATCGGTCGCTGGCAGGCCCTCGAAGGCCAGATCGACGCGCTGATCGAGCTACAGGCGCTGGCCGATGCCGAAGACGATAGCTCGCTGCGCAATGAGATCGCCGCCGAGTATACCCAGGCTACCCAGGCGATGGACGGCCTGGAGATCGACCTGCTGCTCAGCGCGCCCTACGACGACCGTGATGCGTTCCTGTCGATCAAGGCCGGCATGGGCGGCACCGACGCGCAAGATTGGGCCGAGATGATGCTGCGCATGTACACACGCTGGGCCGAGCAGCGCGGCTTCAAGGTGGCGCTGGTCGATCAGAGCGAGGGCGACGAGGCCGGCATCAAGAGCGCTACGCTCGAGATCCGCGGCCAGTATGCCTATGGCTTTGCCAAGGCCGAGGCCGGCGTCCACCGGCTCATCCGGCTCTCGCCGTTCAACTCGGGTAATACCCGCCAGACATCGTTCGCGCTGGTCGAGGTGCTGCCCGAGGTCGATGATGCGCCTGAGGTGGCGCTCAGGCCCGAAGATATTCGCATCGACGTATTTCGCGCCGGTGGCCACGGCGGCCAGGGCGTCAACACCACCGACTCGGCCGTGCGGCTGACGTACAAGCCCGGCACGCCCGAGCAGATCGTGGTGATCTGCCAGAACGAGCGCTCGCAGCTGCAGAACAAAGAGACGGCCATGCGCGTGCTGCGTGGCCGCCTGCTTGAGCGCGAGCTGCAGCGCCAGCGCGACGAGCGCGTCAGGCTCAAGGGCGAGCATCGCTCGGCCGAGTTCGGCAGCCAGATGCGCACCTACTACCTGCATCCCTATACGCTTGTCAAAGACCACCGCAGCGACCACGAGACCAGTAACGTTCAGGCGGTGCTCGACGGTAGCCTCGACCCGTTTATGGAGGCGTATTTGCGCTGGAACATCGGGCGCGATGGCGGCGAGTGA
- a CDS encoding NAD-dependent deacylase: protein MIDQHDITRAAHILASAQRIVVLTGAGISRPSGIPDFRSDSGLWHQQDPMAVASLKSFVANPQRFFAWFLPLLNAILVAQPNPAHAVLAGFEQLGKSIAVVTQNIDGLHQRAGSREVFELHGNLRTATCLNCERQVPTAPLIPLVRRGVVPRCSCGGLFKPDVVLFDEMLPRGLYWLAERATRHCEAMIVVGTALEVAPACELPVLATDHGAQLIVINQSPTFVDARADVVLHADAAHVLPAIVAAL from the coding sequence ATGATCGACCAGCACGACATCACGCGTGCGGCTCACATTCTTGCCAGTGCGCAGCGCATCGTCGTGCTGACGGGTGCAGGCATCAGCCGGCCGTCGGGCATCCCCGATTTTCGCAGTGATTCCGGGCTGTGGCACCAGCAAGACCCCATGGCGGTGGCCTCGCTGAAGAGCTTTGTGGCCAATCCGCAGCGCTTCTTCGCGTGGTTCCTGCCGCTGCTGAACGCCATCCTGGTGGCACAGCCGAACCCGGCCCACGCGGTGCTGGCCGGCTTCGAGCAGCTTGGCAAATCGATCGCCGTGGTGACTCAGAATATCGACGGCTTGCACCAGCGCGCCGGCTCGCGCGAGGTGTTCGAGCTGCATGGCAACCTGCGCACGGCTACGTGCCTCAACTGCGAGCGCCAGGTGCCCACCGCGCCACTGATCCCACTTGTGCGCCGTGGCGTGGTGCCGCGCTGCAGCTGCGGCGGCCTGTTCAAGCCCGATGTGGTGCTGTTCGACGAAATGCTGCCGCGCGGGCTCTACTGGCTCGCCGAGCGCGCCACCCGCCACTGCGAAGCCATGATCGTCGTGGGTACCGCGCTCGAGGTGGCGCCTGCATGCGAGCTGCCCGTGCTGGCCACCGATCACGGCGCACAGCTGATCGTCATCAACCAGAGCCCAACGTTTGTCGATGCACGCGCCGATGTTGTGCTGCATGCCGATGCAGCCCATGTGCTGCCGGCGATCGTCGCGGCGCTGTAG
- a CDS encoding ThuA domain-containing protein: MKKALLTWGGWEGHQPRQCVELFAPFLQAQGYQVTVADTLDVYLDQQLLRALDLIVPVWTMSTITKEQEQGLLAAVAGGVGIAGWHGGMADSFRNNTEYQFMVGGQWVAHPGNIIDYTVNITNHDDPITRGLADFQMHTEQYYMHVDPAVEVLATTTFSGEYAPWIAGVVMPVVWKKRWGAGRVFYCSLGHHASDFEVPEACELVKRGMLWASR, from the coding sequence ATGAAAAAAGCACTCCTAACCTGGGGCGGCTGGGAAGGCCACCAGCCCAGGCAGTGTGTCGAACTCTTCGCCCCGTTCCTGCAGGCCCAGGGCTACCAGGTCACGGTCGCCGATACGCTCGATGTATACCTCGACCAGCAGCTGCTGCGCGCGCTCGACCTGATCGTGCCGGTGTGGACGATGAGCACGATTACGAAAGAGCAAGAGCAGGGCCTGCTTGCGGCTGTGGCCGGCGGCGTGGGCATCGCCGGCTGGCACGGCGGCATGGCCGACTCGTTTCGCAATAACACCGAGTACCAGTTTATGGTCGGTGGCCAGTGGGTTGCCCACCCCGGCAATATCATCGATTATACCGTCAACATAACCAACCACGACGACCCGATCACGCGCGGGTTGGCCGATTTCCAGATGCATACCGAGCAGTACTACATGCATGTCGATCCTGCCGTCGAGGTGCTTGCCACCACGACCTTTAGCGGCGAGTATGCGCCCTGGATCGCCGGCGTGGTGATGCCGGTTGTCTGGAAGAAGCGCTGGGGCGCGGGCCGCGTGTTCTACTGCTCGCTGGGCCATCACGCCAGCGACTTCGAGGTGCCCGAGGCATGCGAGCTGGTCAAGCGCGGCATGCTCTGGGCCAGCCGTTAA
- a CDS encoding glycosyltransferase family 39 protein, whose amino-acid sequence MRGPLFGVLAVCVFFTTLTLLDRPPDALLAQGAGMYRAEGDLRWTGSQAEFALAPHTGPTRLTLVLGFSSWPGRPATQVRLESDAGGLGVFTITAQRQHIQMLLPPGATFLRLHAALGRPPGDWRWLGVQVLSIDAAPSGLPTRAIKLALLCAAASVVLAWGFAWAISRGYGTLAALTLLGLALRLIGIAGSPPMIHRDEAVSLVDAWQLANTGYDHLGNFMPIAAFEAYGDWISPMLTYLLLPWMALFGPQPLVARIVVATFGALAIPAVYGLVRELRLPGAPIVAALVATLSPWQIFLSRVAIPPALVATTWSLCLWAAMRFVRLGRRRDAFGLAVAAGLTLYAYPTMKLAVPLLVLLAAGLAAAHHGWRALARWAWPALVLGLLWAPFVSNTLFNPSSGARFQLVSLKAESASQWLALWWQNYVVYFLPRLYYSTGGIRKIVQAVPQRGLALGAEALLLLGLGVLPIRLAARRWRTPAWLGSTGAPWPVWLLLVLAIVLAPLPASVTSGNPHVFRAAALAPLYAVLVGLGAAVEWQLLAYLPQLARAAMRTLAAVALGAALLWQFGAWYDDLLNAYPAKADSTWFFADSELEAMRRVVAYAPGYDQIWIDARSVGRPYIFLLASAALPPEQVRAQLVVERNPPEINSVTRLGSYHFYDFASLALPAALPTIEALPTSNGLPGYVIQAWHIDGRRVLILRGMPTEVAGSVPAAPPEDEDAPTLQD is encoded by the coding sequence ATGCGCGGGCCGCTATTTGGCGTGCTGGCCGTCTGTGTGTTCTTCACCACCCTCACGCTGCTCGATCGGCCGCCAGATGCGCTGCTGGCTCAGGGCGCGGGCATGTATCGCGCCGAGGGCGATCTACGCTGGACGGGTTCGCAGGCCGAGTTTGCGCTTGCGCCGCACACTGGGCCAACCAGGCTCACGCTGGTGCTGGGCTTCTCGAGCTGGCCAGGGCGGCCGGCCACCCAGGTTCGGCTGGAATCCGACGCAGGCGGGTTGGGCGTGTTTACCATCACAGCGCAGCGCCAGCACATCCAGATGCTCTTGCCGCCCGGCGCTACGTTCCTGCGCCTGCATGCCGCGCTCGGCCGGCCACCCGGCGACTGGCGCTGGCTCGGCGTGCAGGTGCTGTCGATCGATGCGGCCCCTAGCGGCCTGCCGACGCGCGCGATCAAGCTGGCGCTGCTGTGCGCGGCCGCGAGTGTCGTGCTGGCGTGGGGGTTCGCGTGGGCGATCAGCCGCGGCTATGGCACGCTCGCCGCGCTGACGCTGCTGGGCCTTGCGCTCCGGCTGATCGGGATTGCTGGCTCGCCGCCCATGATCCATCGCGACGAGGCCGTGAGCCTGGTGGATGCCTGGCAGCTTGCCAACACCGGCTACGATCACCTGGGTAACTTCATGCCGATCGCCGCGTTCGAGGCCTATGGCGATTGGATCTCGCCCATGCTGACCTACCTGCTGCTGCCGTGGATGGCCCTGTTCGGGCCGCAGCCGCTGGTCGCGCGCATCGTCGTGGCCACCTTCGGCGCACTAGCCATCCCGGCGGTCTACGGCCTGGTGCGCGAGCTGCGCCTGCCCGGCGCGCCGATCGTCGCTGCGCTGGTGGCGACGCTCTCGCCCTGGCAGATCTTCCTCAGCCGGGTTGCGATCCCGCCCGCGCTGGTGGCCACAACCTGGTCGCTGTGCCTGTGGGCCGCCATGCGCTTCGTCCGGCTGGGCCGCCGCCGCGACGCATTCGGGCTGGCGGTTGCGGCCGGCCTGACGCTCTATGCCTACCCGACCATGAAGCTGGCCGTGCCGCTGCTGGTGCTGCTGGCAGCCGGGCTGGCGGCGGCGCACCATGGCTGGCGCGCACTGGCGCGCTGGGCCTGGCCCGCGCTTGTGCTTGGCCTGCTCTGGGCGCCGTTTGTCAGCAACACGCTGTTCAACCCGAGCAGCGGCGCGCGCTTCCAGCTCGTGTCGCTCAAGGCCGAATCGGCGAGCCAGTGGCTTGCGCTCTGGTGGCAGAACTATGTGGTCTATTTCTTGCCCAGGCTCTACTACTCGACCGGCGGCATTCGTAAGATCGTGCAGGCCGTACCGCAGCGCGGGCTGGCCCTCGGCGCCGAGGCGCTGTTGCTGCTGGGCCTGGGCGTGCTGCCGATCCGGCTGGCCGCGCGGCGCTGGCGCACGCCTGCATGGCTGGGAAGCACCGGGGCGCCCTGGCCGGTCTGGCTCCTGCTGGTGCTCGCGATTGTGCTCGCGCCGCTGCCAGCTAGTGTGACTAGCGGTAACCCCCATGTCTTTCGGGCTGCAGCGCTGGCGCCACTCTATGCGGTGCTGGTTGGGCTCGGGGCGGCCGTCGAGTGGCAGCTGCTGGCGTACCTGCCGCAGCTCGCGCGCGCTGCCATGCGCACGCTGGCGGCCGTGGCGCTCGGCGCGGCGCTGCTATGGCAGTTCGGCGCCTGGTACGATGATCTGCTCAATGCGTACCCGGCCAAGGCCGACTCGACCTGGTTCTTCGCCGATAGCGAGCTGGAGGCCATGCGCCGGGTGGTGGCCTACGCGCCCGGCTATGATCAGATCTGGATCGACGCGCGCTCAGTCGGCCGGCCGTATATCTTTCTGCTGGCCAGCGCCGCGCTGCCGCCCGAGCAGGTGCGCGCGCAGCTGGTGGTCGAGCGCAACCCGCCCGAGATCAATAGCGTCACCCGGCTTGGCAGCTACCATTTCTACGATTTCGCGTCGCTCGCGCTACCGGCCGCGCTGCCGACGATCGAGGCCTTGCCGACCAGCAATGGCCTGCCGGGCTACGTGATTCAAGCCTGGCACATCGATGGCCGTCGCGTGCTGATTCTGCGCGGCATGCCGACTGAGGTCGCCGGCTCGGTTCCTGCCGCGCCGCCCGAGGATGAGGATGCGCCTACCTTGCAGGATTAG
- a CDS encoding NAD(P)-dependent oxidoreductase, with protein sequence MTERIGFIGLGIMGRGMVRNLLKAGFDVRVWNRTTARMAELAADGATPTSGPAELAAQSEIIISCVSDTPDVEAVLLGAGGVIEGIRPGTLVIDMSTISPQATLAIAERLAARGAHMLDAPMSGGSEGAARGTLSIMVGGAATDLARAMPVLQAMGTTITHVGALGAGQTVKLANQILVVGNMLAVAEALLFAQAGGVDLQKALAAVVGGAAGSWMLSNRGPQVLARDWRPGFTIKLQQKDLRLVLAAADELGVPVPGTSLIFQLYRTLEAQGLSGEGNHALIKALEHLAGFEVAG encoded by the coding sequence ATGACGGAGCGGATCGGATTTATCGGCCTGGGGATCATGGGCCGTGGGATGGTGCGCAACCTGCTGAAGGCCGGCTTCGACGTGCGGGTGTGGAACCGCACCACCGCGCGCATGGCCGAGCTGGCCGCCGACGGCGCCACGCCGACTAGCGGCCCGGCCGAGCTGGCCGCGCAGAGCGAGATCATAATCAGCTGCGTCAGCGACACGCCCGATGTCGAGGCGGTGCTGCTGGGCGCGGGCGGCGTGATCGAAGGCATTCGGCCGGGCACGCTCGTGATCGACATGAGCACAATCAGCCCGCAAGCAACGCTCGCAATCGCCGAGCGGCTGGCGGCGCGCGGCGCGCACATGCTCGACGCACCAATGAGCGGCGGCAGCGAGGGCGCCGCCAGAGGCACGCTGAGCATCATGGTCGGCGGCGCGGCGACCGATCTCGCGCGGGCTATGCCGGTGCTCCAGGCCATGGGCACGACGATCACGCACGTTGGCGCGCTCGGCGCAGGCCAGACAGTCAAGCTGGCCAATCAGATCCTGGTGGTGGGCAATATGCTGGCGGTAGCCGAGGCGCTGCTCTTCGCACAGGCCGGCGGAGTCGACCTGCAGAAAGCGCTGGCGGCGGTAGTGGGCGGGGCGGCCGGCAGCTGGATGCTGAGCAATCGCGGCCCGCAGGTACTGGCGCGCGACTGGCGGCCGGGCTTCACGATCAAGCTTCAGCAGAAAGACCTGCGCCTGGTGCTGGCGGCGGCCGACGAGCTAGGCGTGCCGGTACCGGGCACCAGCCTGATCTTCCAGCTCTACCGCACGCTCGAAGCCCAGGGGCTAAGCGGCGAGGGCAACCACGCGCTGATCAAGGCGCTCGAACACCTGGCCGGCTTCGAAGTCGCGGGCTAA
- a CDS encoding ZIP family metal transporter → MTVLFFSLIAFVFTAIGGLLALRFRDHLHLILGFTAGVLLGVVSFDILPEIFALAGEYGLDPIRSMIALVVGFLLFHSAEKLTLIHHAQEANYADHHHPQVGVLSALALVGHSFMDGVGIGLGFQVSNTIGLAVAVAVIAHDFADGLNTVSLMLAHNNTTRRSLLLLALDALAPLLGALSTLFFQLPPAALALYLGFFAGFLLYISAADILPEAHSRQRSSLTIIMTMLGALFIFVVTRVVEG, encoded by the coding sequence ATGACAGTTCTGTTTTTCTCGTTGATTGCGTTCGTTTTTACCGCGATAGGGGGCCTGCTAGCGCTACGTTTTCGCGATCACCTGCACTTGATCCTGGGCTTCACCGCCGGTGTGCTGCTTGGCGTGGTCAGTTTCGATATCTTGCCCGAGATCTTCGCACTGGCCGGCGAGTATGGGCTCGACCCGATCCGCTCGATGATCGCGCTGGTGGTTGGCTTTCTGCTGTTTCATAGCGCCGAGAAGCTCACGCTGATCCACCACGCCCAGGAGGCCAACTACGCCGATCATCACCACCCGCAGGTTGGCGTGCTGTCGGCGTTGGCGCTGGTGGGCCATAGCTTTATGGATGGCGTGGGCATCGGCCTGGGCTTTCAGGTCTCGAACACGATCGGCCTGGCGGTGGCGGTGGCGGTGATCGCGCACGATTTCGCCGATGGCCTGAATACAGTCAGCTTGATGCTGGCCCATAACAACACGACCCGGCGCTCGCTGCTGCTGCTGGCGCTCGATGCGCTGGCGCCGCTGCTGGGCGCGCTCTCGACGCTGTTCTTCCAGCTGCCGCCGGCTGCTCTGGCGCTCTACCTGGGTTTCTTCGCCGGGTTTCTGCTGTATATCAGTGCCGCCGACATTCTGCCCGAGGCGCATTCGCGCCAGCGCTCGTCGCTGACGATTATCATGACTATGCTAGGCGCCTTGTTCATCTTTGTGGTCACGCGCGTGGTCGAGGGTTAG